A region from the Phaenicophaeus curvirostris isolate KB17595 chromosome 3, BPBGC_Pcur_1.0, whole genome shotgun sequence genome encodes:
- the CNDP1 gene encoding beta-Ala-His dipeptidase isoform X1 codes for MSSLSSSALEVEIFQYIDVHQSDFIKDLKEWVAVESDSVQPHLRKEVIRMMALAADRLSLLGATVNLVNLGSHQLPDGQDLPLPPVILGELGKDPQNPTVCFYGHVDVQPAKKEDGWKTDPYTLTEISGNLYGRGATDNKGPVLAWINAVETFRALKIAMPVNFKFVIEGTEEIGSLGLEKLLEEEKQHFFSDVDYIVISDNLWLSNKKPALTYGSRGNACFSVEVECGSKDLHSGTFGGIIHEPLLDLTALLDSLVDPTGRILIPGIYDSVAALTGEERKSYESIEFDLEEHKNNSGVKKFLYGTKDEILLHLWHYPSLSIHGIEGAFHEPGIKTVIPAKVTGKFSIRQVPHMDLSVVKQQVMEHLENVFSKRNSPNKLKVSMPLGAEPWLANVNDPLYQAARRAIKIVFGEDPDFIQDGSTVPVARMFQTITQKSVMMFPIGAADDGEHSQNEKISRHNYIEGTKVFAAFFLEISKLHQHLHETSKTETNN; via the exons ATGTCCTCATTGTCGTCTTCGGCGTTGGAGGTGGAGATCTTCCAGTACATTGATGTACATCAAAGTGATTTTATCAAG GATCTTAAGGAATGGGTGGCTGTGGAAAGTGATTCTGTCCAACCACACCTGAGGAAAGAAGTTATAAGAATGATGGCATTGGCAGCTGACAGACTTTCGTTGCTGGGAGCCACTGTTAATTTAGTAAATCTGGGGTCACATCAG TTACCTGATGGCCAGGACCTCCCACTGCCTCCTGTGATTCTCGGGGAACTGGGGAAGGATCCACAAAACCCCACTGTGTGTTTCTACGGCCACGTAGATGTGCAGCCTGCCAAAAAAGAAGACGGCTGGAAAACTGACCCTTACACACTGACGGAAATCAGTG gaaatcTCTATGGGCGTGGAGCAACAGATAATAAAGGACCTGTCTTAGCTTGGATAAATGCAGTGGAAACATTTAGAGCCTTGAAAATA GCTATGCCAGTAAACTTCAAGTTTGTAATTGAAGGCACGGAAGAAATAGGGTCCTTGGGGCTAGAAAAATTacttgaagaagaaaagcagcactttTTCTCTGATGTTGATTATATTGTGATTTCGGACAACCTCTGGCTCAGCAACAAGAAGCCTGCCCTTACGTATGGGAGTCGGGGAAACGCCTGCTTCTCTGTGGAG GTTGAATGTGGCAGCAAGGACCTTCACTCTGGAACCTTTGGAGGCATCATTCATGAGCCACTGCTGGACCTGACAGCTCTGCTGG ACAGTCTTGTGGATCCCACAGGTCGTATTCTGATCCCTGGAATCTATGACAGCGTCGCTGCCCTGacaggggaggagaggaaatcGTATGAATCGATTGAATTCGATCtagaagaacataaaaataatagtgGTGTGAAAAAGTTCCTCTATGGCACCAAG GATGAAATACTTCTACACCTATGGCATTACCCTTCTCTCTCTATTCATGGGATTGAAGGAGCTTTTCACGAACCAGGAATTAAAACAGTCATTCCAGCAAAAGTCACTGGCAAATTCTCAATCCGTCAGGTCCCCCACATGGACCTTTCAGTTGTGAAACAACAG GTCATGGAGCACTTGGAGAATGTCTTTTCCAAGAGGAACAGTCCAAACAAATTGAAAGTGTCTATGCCTTTGGGTGCCGAGCCTTGGCTCGCTAATGTTAATGATCCACTATATCAAGCAGCAAGAAGGGCAATAAAAATAG TTTTTGGAGAAGATCCAGATTTTATTCAGGATGGTTCAACAGTTCCTGTAGCCAGAATGTTTCAGACTATAACACAGAAAAGTGTGATGATGTTTCCAATTGGAGCAGCAGATGATGGGGAGCACTCCCAGAATGAGAAAATAAgcag aCACAACTACATCGAAGGAACCAAAGTGTTTGCAGCCTTCTTCCTGGAGATATCGAAGCTACATCAGCACTTACATGAAACTTCCAAAACAGAGACTAACAATTGA
- the CNDP1 gene encoding beta-Ala-His dipeptidase isoform X2, whose product MSSLSSSALEVEIFQYIDVHQSDFIKDLKEWVAVESDSVQPHLRKEVIRMMALAADRLSLLGATVNLVNLGSHQLPDGQDLPLPPVILGELGKDPQNPTVCFYGHVDVQPAKKEDGWKTDPYTLTEISGNLYGRGATDNKGPVLAWINAVETFRALKIAMPVNFKFVIEGTEEIGSLGLEKLLEEEKQHFFSDVDYIVISDNLWLSNKKPALTYGSRGNACFSVEVECGSKDLHSGTFGGIIHEPLLDLTALLDSLVDPTGRILIPGIYDSVAALTGEERKSYESIEFDLEEHKNNSGVKKFLYGTKDEILLHLWHYPSLSIHGIEGAFHEPGIKTVIPAKVTGKFSIRQVPHMDLSVVKQQVMEHLENVFSKRNSPNKLKVSMPLGAEPWLANVNDPLYQAARRAIKIVFGEDPDFIQDGSTVPVARMFQTITQKSVMMFPIGAADDGEHSQNEKISSIASTFGATDNDYGT is encoded by the exons ATGTCCTCATTGTCGTCTTCGGCGTTGGAGGTGGAGATCTTCCAGTACATTGATGTACATCAAAGTGATTTTATCAAG GATCTTAAGGAATGGGTGGCTGTGGAAAGTGATTCTGTCCAACCACACCTGAGGAAAGAAGTTATAAGAATGATGGCATTGGCAGCTGACAGACTTTCGTTGCTGGGAGCCACTGTTAATTTAGTAAATCTGGGGTCACATCAG TTACCTGATGGCCAGGACCTCCCACTGCCTCCTGTGATTCTCGGGGAACTGGGGAAGGATCCACAAAACCCCACTGTGTGTTTCTACGGCCACGTAGATGTGCAGCCTGCCAAAAAAGAAGACGGCTGGAAAACTGACCCTTACACACTGACGGAAATCAGTG gaaatcTCTATGGGCGTGGAGCAACAGATAATAAAGGACCTGTCTTAGCTTGGATAAATGCAGTGGAAACATTTAGAGCCTTGAAAATA GCTATGCCAGTAAACTTCAAGTTTGTAATTGAAGGCACGGAAGAAATAGGGTCCTTGGGGCTAGAAAAATTacttgaagaagaaaagcagcactttTTCTCTGATGTTGATTATATTGTGATTTCGGACAACCTCTGGCTCAGCAACAAGAAGCCTGCCCTTACGTATGGGAGTCGGGGAAACGCCTGCTTCTCTGTGGAG GTTGAATGTGGCAGCAAGGACCTTCACTCTGGAACCTTTGGAGGCATCATTCATGAGCCACTGCTGGACCTGACAGCTCTGCTGG ACAGTCTTGTGGATCCCACAGGTCGTATTCTGATCCCTGGAATCTATGACAGCGTCGCTGCCCTGacaggggaggagaggaaatcGTATGAATCGATTGAATTCGATCtagaagaacataaaaataatagtgGTGTGAAAAAGTTCCTCTATGGCACCAAG GATGAAATACTTCTACACCTATGGCATTACCCTTCTCTCTCTATTCATGGGATTGAAGGAGCTTTTCACGAACCAGGAATTAAAACAGTCATTCCAGCAAAAGTCACTGGCAAATTCTCAATCCGTCAGGTCCCCCACATGGACCTTTCAGTTGTGAAACAACAG GTCATGGAGCACTTGGAGAATGTCTTTTCCAAGAGGAACAGTCCAAACAAATTGAAAGTGTCTATGCCTTTGGGTGCCGAGCCTTGGCTCGCTAATGTTAATGATCCACTATATCAAGCAGCAAGAAGGGCAATAAAAATAG TTTTTGGAGAAGATCCAGATTTTATTCAGGATGGTTCAACAGTTCCTGTAGCCAGAATGTTTCAGACTATAACACAGAAAAGTGTGATGATGTTTCCAATTGGAGCAGCAGATGATGGGGAGCACTCCCAGAATGAGAAAATAAgcag TATAGCCTCAACCTTTGGGGCTACAGACAACGATTATGGGACGTGA